The following are encoded together in the Acidovorax sp. KKS102 genome:
- a CDS encoding DEAD/DEAH box helicase, producing MTSSFSNLSLAEPLARAVAEMGYESMTPIQAQAIPVVLTGQDVMGAAQTGTGKTAAFSLPLLQRLLKHENSSTSPARHPVRALVLLPTRELADQVAQQIALYAKHTKLRSTVVFGGMDMKPQTIELKKGVEVLVATPGRLLDHIEAKNAVLNQVEYVVLDEADRMLDIGFLPDLQRILSYLPKQRTTLLFSATFSPEIKRLAGSYLQNPITIEVARPNETASTVEQRFYSANDDDKRRAIHHVLKTRGIKQAFIFVNSKLGCARLARSLEREGLKTAALHGDKSQDERLKALEAFKKGEVDLLVCTDVAARGLDIKDVPAVFNFDVPFNAEDYVHRIGRTGRAGASGLAVTLVSGSDARLVADIEKLIKKKIDLEAIEYEEDRPRGRINDGRRAWRESGEAGDPRDVIPAAVRERNERREPREHHRGFRPAVASRDPFFEKPYEPSNEDTAPAWEAAAKSPARSSISANIKPKRKVAALFKAVQPETSTQ from the coding sequence ATGACAAGTTCCTTTTCCAATCTATCGCTGGCTGAGCCGCTGGCGCGCGCCGTAGCCGAAATGGGCTACGAGTCCATGACGCCCATCCAGGCGCAGGCCATCCCGGTGGTGCTCACCGGCCAAGACGTGATGGGCGCCGCCCAGACCGGCACCGGCAAAACGGCTGCCTTCTCGCTGCCCCTGCTGCAGCGTCTGCTCAAGCACGAGAACAGCTCTACATCCCCTGCGCGCCATCCCGTGCGCGCCCTGGTGCTGCTGCCCACCCGCGAGCTGGCGGACCAGGTGGCCCAGCAGATCGCCCTGTACGCCAAGCACACCAAGCTGCGCAGCACCGTGGTGTTTGGCGGCATGGACATGAAGCCCCAGACCATCGAACTGAAAAAGGGCGTCGAAGTGCTGGTGGCCACCCCCGGCCGCCTGCTGGACCATATTGAAGCCAAGAACGCGGTGCTCAACCAGGTCGAGTACGTGGTGCTCGACGAGGCCGACCGCATGCTGGACATCGGCTTCCTGCCCGATCTGCAGCGTATCCTGAGCTACCTGCCCAAGCAGCGCACCACGCTGCTGTTCAGCGCCACCTTCTCACCCGAGATCAAGCGTCTGGCCGGCAGCTACCTGCAAAACCCCATCACCATCGAGGTGGCCCGGCCGAACGAAACGGCCTCTACCGTGGAACAGCGCTTCTACAGCGCTAACGACGATGACAAGCGCCGCGCCATCCACCATGTGCTCAAGACCCGTGGCATCAAGCAGGCGTTCATCTTCGTGAACAGCAAGCTCGGCTGCGCCCGTTTGGCGCGCAGTCTGGAGCGCGAGGGCCTCAAGACCGCCGCGCTGCACGGTGACAAGAGCCAGGACGAGCGTCTGAAGGCGCTGGAAGCCTTCAAGAAGGGCGAAGTCGATCTGCTGGTGTGTACCGATGTGGCCGCGCGCGGCCTCGACATCAAGGACGTGCCTGCGGTGTTCAACTTCGACGTGCCGTTCAACGCCGAAGACTATGTGCACCGCATCGGCCGCACGGGCCGTGCGGGCGCGTCGGGTTTGGCCGTCACGCTGGTGTCGGGCAGCGATGCCCGCCTGGTGGCCGACATCGAGAAGCTGATCAAGAAAAAGATCGATCTCGAAGCCATCGAGTACGAAGAAGACCGCCCCCGCGGCCGCATCAATGACGGCCGCCGCGCATGGCGCGAATCTGGCGAGGCCGGAGACCCGCGCGACGTGATTCCCGCCGCCGTGCGCGAACGCAACGAGCGCCGCGAGCCGCGTGAACACCACCGAGGCTTCCGCCCAGCGGTGGCATCGCGTGACCCCTTCTTTGAAAAGCCTTACGAACCCAGCAATGAGGATACCGCCCCCGCCTGGGAGGCCGCAGCCAAGTCGCCCGCGCGCAGCAGCATTTCGGCCAACATCAAACCCAAGCGCAAAGTGGCCGCCTTGTTCAAGGCTGTGCAGCCGGAAACCTCCACGCAATAA